AGAAGAACATCCAGATGTCGCCCAAAGCCTCAACAACCTGGCGTTACTCTACAAATCCCAAGGCAAATACAGCGAAGCCGAACCCCTTTACATCCAAGCTTTGGATATTTGTGAGCGACGGTTAGGCGCAAATCATCCTAATACTGTTACTGTGCGTCAAAATTTAGCAGATTTGCGCGATCGCATCGCCTCAAATCAAGAATAGGCAAGTTTTGTGCAAAGCGTACCATGTTAAAAGTTAGATTTGCGATCGCCTAAACTCGGAGTTTCCTGTTCTAAACTCGGAGTTTTCTGTTCCAAACGAGAACGTTCCTGTTTTAAGTGAGAACGTTTTGGCTTCAAGTGAGAATGTTCCTGTTTTAAGTGAGAACATTTCTATTCCAAGTGAAAATGTTTTAGTTTCAAGTTCGACGTTTCGTGTTCTGAGGTGGAATGATGGTGTTGTGAAGGCGATCGCTCTTGTTCAGAGTGTAAAATGAGGTACGATGGCCTGTGAGAATTGAGAGATGAATATAATTGCGATCGCTTAGATATCCTGATTCTCGTGAAAAATATCTTCAAAATCTCGATATCCACTCAAAACCCTCTCCACTTGGATACCATTTTTAACTGGTCTGTAAAAAATGACTTGATTATCCACTGGCAAACTACGTAAATTGGGTGCTAGTTCCTCACGGCTACGCCCAAGTTCAGGAAAATCTGCTAATAAAAGACACTTTTCTTCAAAAGCATCAAGAAAACGACTAGCTGCACCTAAATTCAACCGACTTATATAGTTTTTTATATCTTTTAAGTCTTGCTTGGCAGCAGCACTCAAAATATATCTGCTCATCCTTAACTCTGCTGTGCTTGTTGAATTTCTTCTCGTAATTCTCTTAATACTTCTTCCCCATCAAAAACATCACCGCGATCTGATTGTTCAATTCCAATAGCAATTTCTTTGCGGAGTTCTTCTAATCGCACTAAACGTTTCGTCTCCCATTCCTCTAGCAATTGCAAGGCAGCGCAAACTACTTCAGAAGCAGATGAATATCTACCTTCCTTGACTGTTGATTGGATAAACTGCTCTAGTTCTGGAGTTAAAGATATATTCATAACATGGAAGACAATATTTTAATCAACATGACTACATTTTACTATAGCGATCGCTCGACTTAAATTGTAGAATCATGAGCAATTTTTCACAAAATCTCGATACTTACAAAGTATCCATCGGCTCAAGAGTCGGCTCCTTGTTGAGGTCAATATTATCAATTACTGGTAGAGAATATCCCAGCTTTAACCCAAGCAAAATCCAGTCTTCCAGCGTTGGGCGTAATTCATCTTCACACTCGCGCAAAGTTGATGCAAAGGCTATCACTCCTTTGCAAACAGGAATCCTACCTGTAAATGTATCATCTTCGAGCTTGTCATAAATTGCCTGAGCAACTGCTTGGTCAACATAATCGCTCAGAATAAACCTTATGGCCATGACTGTTGAAGAATACCTCCAAATGGAGGAACAGAGCAATATCAAGCATGAATATATAGACGGTTACATCTACGCAATGGCTGAAGCGCTTGAAGCACACGTCACAATTGCTCTTAACCTTGCCGCTCTCCTCCGTAATCATGTGCGCGGCTCTGGTTGCCGTGTTTACATCACTGACATGAAAGCCCAAATTGAATCTCTGAATCGCTTTTATTATCCCGATGTGATGGTTACTTGCGATCAACGAGATCGAGAAACGCCAGGTTATAAAAGATTTCCCTGTTTAATTGTCGAAGTTTTATCTAATTCTACAGAAGCCTTTGACCGCGGTGACAAATTCGCCGATTATCAAACACTGGAAAGTCTGCAAGAGTATATATTAATTAATACTAAACGTCAGCGAGTCGAGTGTTTTCGACGCAATGAACAAGGGTTCTGGGTTTTGCAATCTTACACAGCAGAACATCAATCATTTCGACTCAACAGCGTGGATTTTGAGGAAACAATGGCAGCACTTTACGAAGATATAGTTTTTGAATAAGTAGTTAAACAAAATTAATTACACAATGTCATTGCGAATGGAGCGTAAAGCCTTCGGCATAGCTTCGCTTAACGCGGTAGCGTCTCGTAGAGATAGCGAAATGAAGCATAAGTCCTTCGGACACGCTTCGCGAACGCGGGGGCTAGGATTGCAACTCTTGGAGACGCTGTTCGCGTTCGCTTCGCTTGCAATGACTGTAATTAATTCTGCATGGTTACTTAATACCGAATAAGAGGATTTTACCCAAAGTCTGACTAAGCCTTATTTTCATCAAGAATTGCTATAAGAGTACTCCAAGTAAAAAAATGCCCAATTGTCATTGCGAGCGAAGCGAAGCAATCCCAAGGGCTGTGATTGCTTCGCTTCGCTCGCAATGACGGGTTTTGGATCATTTATTTTTTGGAACACTCTAAAGGACTTCCAATTAAAAAATACTCAACCACTTTTTGCTAAGGCGGACAAGATGCCATTGGTATCGAGTTAAAGCTAAAGCCCAGATGTCAAATAACCTTGTGGCGTTGCGTCAATGTCAATTGTGATTTGAGCTTACCATCTTCCATCTCAACGATGCGATCGGCAATGTCTAGGATGCGGTTATCGTGAGTAACCATCAAGATAGTACAGCTTTGTTCTTTTGCCAGTTTTTGCATGAGATTGACTACATCTCGTCCCGATTGGCTGTCAAGGGCGGCGGTGGGTTCATCGGCCAGGATTATTTGAGGATGACTTACTAAGGCGCGAGCGATCGCTACTCTTTGTTTTTGTCCCCCAGACAGTTTATCAGGATAGTAATGCAAATGATTTCCTAATCCTACCTGTTCTAGCATCTGGACTGACCTCGCTAGCATCTTTTTTAACCCAAGATGTTTGTGCAATTCCAAAGCCATTTTGACGTTTTGGAGTGCTGTTAAACTACCATGCAAGTTATGTGATTGGAAAATATAACCGTTACGGCATCGCGCTTGCACTAATTGTTCAGGACTAGCACTACAAAGTTCTTGCCCTAACACTCGCAAACTACCCGATTGGACAGAACGCAATGCACCTACTAAGGTCAGCAAGGTAGTCTTTCCAGAACCAGAAGGCCCGGTCATAATAATAATTTCACCGACGTTAATCTCTAAGTCGATGTTAGATAATACTTGCTTACGAAGTGAACTTTCACCAAAGTGGTGGTCGAGATTCTGGATGGAGATGACGGGAAGCATATTTGAGCATTGGGCATTGAGCATTCCCATTTTTAAAACATATCAGCAGGGTCAGTGGCTTGGAGTTTGCGCGTGGCGATCGCACCGGAAATTGTACACATAATGATAGTTAGTACTAATACTTGCAATGCCCGAATCGCAGTCATGTACATGGGTAAATTTGTGACGCTGCGAGTCAGTTGGTAAAGTGCTAAGGACACTCCCAATCCGGGGAAGAAGCCCAATGCTGCCAATATCAACGATTCTTCAAGCACCACACCTAGCAGGTAGTAATTGCGATATCCCATTGCTTTGAAGGTGGCATATTCTCGAACGTGGGCATTAACATCGGTAGAAAGAACTTGATAGACGATAATTACGCCTACCACAAAGCCCATTGATACACCCAGGCTGAAAATAAACCCAATTGGGGAATTTGTTCTCCAGAAGTTATTTTCAAATTCAATAAATTCGGCGTGGGTTAAGACTTTGACATCATCTCTCAGGTAGGCTTTGAGCATTGCTGCTACTTTTTTCGGGTCATACCCTGGTTTAAGAACAATTAAACCTAGACTGACGCTGCTAGATTGTCGCCCAAATAGCCGCAAAAAGTTTTGATCGCTGGTAATCAGATTGCCATCAGAACCAAAGGAAGCCCCGACTTGAAATAAGCCACTAATGGTAATTGTGCGCCGTTCGATTTCGGTAGTTAGGGTTTTGCCTTGGTCAATTTGAGCGATCGCTTTTTGATAATCTCCTCTTGCGCCACGGTCGAACAAGACGGTATCTGGTAGCTTAATTGTCTGCAATTGCTGGTTAACATCTGGTAAGTCAAAGGCTGGCTGATCTGGGTTGAAGCCGATAACTAACACCCCTGTTTCACGGTGTGTTTGGGGATTTTTCCAGATTGTGTTGTTGAAATACATTGCTTGGGCCGACTTCACCCCTGGGATATCCATTGCTTGGTAAAGTCGCCGCCGAGAAAATGTAGACAAGCTTGGCAAATTACGGGCTTGAGGACTGGTTAAAACAATGTCTGCTTGCAAACTGCGATGTAGTCTAGTGTTACTGTCATACAGCGCAGTTTGAAAGCCCAACTGCATGAACATGAGAAGATCCGCAAAGGCAATGCCTGACAGTGCCACCAAAAGACGGCTTTTTTCATGATTCAGTTGCAGCCATCCTAAAGGGGTTCGTCGTTGCAGTTGTTTGATCAATCCCATGATAAGAAGTGGGGAGATGAGGGGGACAAGGGGGACAAGGAGAATAATCAATGCCCAATTCACAATTCACAATTCAATTACTGCCTTAACTTGCATATTGGTTAAGGTGGCAGCTTTTTGGCTGGAGGCTTCATCTAGTCGGATATGGACTTCTACTACTCTGTTGTCGATATTGCTGACGGGATCTGTGTTAATTACATTCTGCCGTCGCACTTGCAAGCTTTTGCGATCTACGATTCCCTGCAATTCAATGGGGAGGTAATCACCAAATACTCGCACTTGCTGACCGGAATGGACTTTGCCGATGTCGCTTTCGTAGACTTCGGCTATTACATACATCTGGCTGGTTTGTCCGATATCAGCAATGCCATCATTTGATACCAATTCGCCAGGATGGGTATGAATCTCAAATACCTGGCCATTTTGGGGCGATCGCACTTGGGCCTGTTTGAGATTGACTTTTGCTAAATTCATGGCTGCTACAGCCCGATTGACTTCTGCTTTGGCTGCTTCTACATCCACTCCTCGCACTTCAGCAATTTCATCAAGGGTTGCTGTGGCTTCTTTTACCTGCTGTTGGCTAGTTGATTGGCTACGATTTAACTGTGCTTGCGCTTCTTGGAGATTTTTCTGGGCAGTTTCCCAGTTTAAACGCTTACTATCCCGTTGGGAGGCGGAGATTGCACCCTGTTGATATAGTTGCTGATAGCGTTCGTCTTCTACTTGGGCGTTTTGCACTTCGGCTTGGAATCGCTCAATTGTGGCTGCTTGGGCATTAGTATTACCTTGACCTTCTGCTTCTAAACGAGCGATCGCAGCTTTTTGGGCGGCAATTACACCGCGTTTAGCCCCTGCTTGGGTACGATTTAGGTTTGCCTGGGCGACTTTCACTTGTTGCTGTGCCTCTTCTAATTCTGCTTGCAAGCGATCGCAGCTATTTAAAATTGCAATTACCTGTCCTGCTTTTACCCTATCCCCCTCCTTCACTAACAACTTTTCTACCCGACTTCCTTCAGCAGATACCGCAGCAGAGAGTTTAATTACCTTTCCCTGTGGTTCAATCCGCCCTAAAGCTGTTACAGTTTTTAACTGTGGCAATTGTGTTGCTGGCACTTGTGTCTCTGAATTTGCATAATTTTGCCAGCGTTTTAATATATAAAAACTTATTCCGCCAACCAATAAAGATGCAATTATACCTATAGCAACGGATTGACGCAGAATAAACTTAGGGAACGTTCTATACCCTAGCTTTGAGTTTCGCACCATAGATTACCTCTTAACTAGTGGCGCAGAAAAAAATAAATAGATTAATTTTTTCTCCTTACTTCTTTACTAACTTTTACTTCCTTTGTTAGTTATTGTTGATTTATCGATTCAGAGTTCATAGAAAAAACCGAAATTATTGAGAATTTACTAACCTACTGTAATTTAGGTGAATAGGATAACAGTAAGTCACTCTCCAGCATTAAGAGACTTATGTTATTGATGAATTAGTTCTATTTTTGGAAAGTACTCAGGTATAGTAGACGGTTTTAAAATCAAGGGTTGTAACAGTGCCAACAATCAGAGGTAAATTCAGTCAAAAGGATTTTTGTCATGAAAAACAAACAAATTACAATTAATAAAAAGTCTCTTTAACTTTGATAGTTTTATTATTTCTAATGATATATTTGACCACTAAAATTTATTTTTATAAATTTTCTTTTAAATTGACTAACCTATTTGTTACCAATAACTTTAATTGAAAGGGAGGTAATCAACTGCATCTACAAAAATAAAACCCGCCGAGGCGGGTTAAAAAACCTTAATTTTCTCTTAATAGCCGAATTTTTGAAACCCCATCCCCTATTCCCTATTCCCTTTTATCGCCAGTGTTGGGGGATGTTCAAATTTTCCGGTAGGATTGTTGTGCGATCGCCAATAGCCTCTTCAATCTGCTGTAATTCTAGGTTTTCACATCCACTCAAGTTTGC
This genomic interval from Nostoc sp. KVJ3 contains the following:
- a CDS encoding type II toxin-antitoxin system RelE/ParE family toxin yields the protein MSRYILSAAAKQDLKDIKNYISRLNLGAASRFLDAFEEKCLLLADFPELGRSREELAPNLRSLPVDNQVIFYRPVKNGIQVERVLSGYRDFEDIFHENQDI
- a CDS encoding type II toxin-antitoxin system ParD family antitoxin; amino-acid sequence: MNISLTPELEQFIQSTVKEGRYSSASEVVCAALQLLEEWETKRLVRLEELRKEIAIGIEQSDRGDVFDGEEVLRELREEIQQAQQS
- the devC gene encoding ABC transporter permease DevC, whose product is MGLIKQLQRRTPLGWLQLNHEKSRLLVALSGIAFADLLMFMQLGFQTALYDSNTRLHRSLQADIVLTSPQARNLPSLSTFSRRRLYQAMDIPGVKSAQAMYFNNTIWKNPQTHRETGVLVIGFNPDQPAFDLPDVNQQLQTIKLPDTVLFDRGARGDYQKAIAQIDQGKTLTTEIERRTITISGLFQVGASFGSDGNLITSDQNFLRLFGRQSSSVSLGLIVLKPGYDPKKVAAMLKAYLRDDVKVLTHAEFIEFENNFWRTNSPIGFIFSLGVSMGFVVGVIIVYQVLSTDVNAHVREYATFKAMGYRNYYLLGVVLEESLILAALGFFPGLGVSLALYQLTRSVTNLPMYMTAIRALQVLVLTIIMCTISGAIATRKLQATDPADMF
- a CDS encoding type II toxin-antitoxin system HicB family antitoxin, producing the protein MAIRFILSDYVDQAVAQAIYDKLEDDTFTGRIPVCKGVIAFASTLRECEDELRPTLEDWILLGLKLGYSLPVIDNIDLNKEPTLEPMDTL
- a CDS encoding ABC exporter membrane fusion protein, whose protein sequence is MRNSKLGYRTFPKFILRQSVAIGIIASLLVGGISFYILKRWQNYANSETQVPATQLPQLKTVTALGRIEPQGKVIKLSAAVSAEGSRVEKLLVKEGDRVKAGQVIAILNSCDRLQAELEEAQQQVKVAQANLNRTQAGAKRGVIAAQKAAIARLEAEGQGNTNAQAATIERFQAEVQNAQVEDERYQQLYQQGAISASQRDSKRLNWETAQKNLQEAQAQLNRSQSTSQQQVKEATATLDEIAEVRGVDVEAAKAEVNRAVAAMNLAKVNLKQAQVRSPQNGQVFEIHTHPGELVSNDGIADIGQTSQMYVIAEVYESDIGKVHSGQQVRVFGDYLPIELQGIVDRKSLQVRRQNVINTDPVSNIDNRVVEVHIRLDEASSQKAATLTNMQVKAVIEL
- a CDS encoding Uma2 family endonuclease gives rise to the protein MAMTVEEYLQMEEQSNIKHEYIDGYIYAMAEALEAHVTIALNLAALLRNHVRGSGCRVYITDMKAQIESLNRFYYPDVMVTCDQRDRETPGYKRFPCLIVEVLSNSTEAFDRGDKFADYQTLESLQEYILINTKRQRVECFRRNEQGFWVLQSYTAEHQSFRLNSVDFEETMAALYEDIVFE
- a CDS encoding DevA family ABC transporter ATP-binding protein, yielding MLPVISIQNLDHHFGESSLRKQVLSNIDLEINVGEIIIMTGPSGSGKTTLLTLVGALRSVQSGSLRVLGQELCSASPEQLVQARCRNGYIFQSHNLHGSLTALQNVKMALELHKHLGLKKMLARSVQMLEQVGLGNHLHYYPDKLSGGQKQRVAIARALVSHPQIILADEPTAALDSQSGRDVVNLMQKLAKEQSCTILMVTHDNRILDIADRIVEMEDGKLKSQLTLTQRHKVI